One window of Corallococcus caeni genomic DNA carries:
- a CDS encoding restriction endonuclease, producing MTMWMVRAGRGGENMDEFLQKSVVALGWPHVGKLESPNKADLVARLAYSYPDEKEGTHGNWAGTLLRFAYELATGDSVITYDRERRRYLVGTIMSGYEWQPQFVEDKPNVRHVKWTHQVARDVLSTGARNSLGAIQTLFKLSEDVAAELHRLQVPLDAPLPEAPARVSPPPAPAEDEEGDEVSSEAELRAEMLEKADAFVEDAISRLNWEQLQDLVAGILRAMGYRTTVSPKGADRGVDIFASPDGLGLQDPRIFVEVKHRPGSIMGSKELRAFLGGRKPGDKCLYVSTGGFSKDAHYEADRASVPVTLITLASLRKLLIDHYDALDGETRALVPLKRFYWPAI from the coding sequence ATGACGATGTGGATGGTGCGCGCCGGCCGTGGCGGCGAGAACATGGACGAGTTCCTCCAGAAGTCCGTGGTGGCTCTCGGATGGCCTCACGTGGGCAAGCTGGAGTCACCCAACAAGGCCGACCTCGTCGCACGTCTCGCCTATTCATACCCAGACGAGAAGGAGGGCACCCACGGCAACTGGGCCGGCACCTTGCTGCGCTTCGCGTACGAACTGGCCACCGGCGACAGCGTCATCACCTACGACCGCGAGCGCCGCCGCTACCTCGTGGGCACCATCATGTCTGGCTACGAGTGGCAGCCGCAGTTCGTGGAGGACAAGCCCAACGTGCGCCACGTGAAGTGGACGCACCAGGTCGCGCGCGACGTTCTCTCCACGGGCGCTCGTAACAGCCTGGGCGCCATCCAGACGCTCTTCAAGCTGTCCGAGGACGTCGCCGCCGAGTTGCACCGCCTCCAGGTCCCCCTGGACGCTCCCCTTCCCGAAGCGCCCGCCCGTGTCAGTCCCCCGCCCGCGCCAGCCGAGGACGAGGAGGGCGATGAAGTCAGCAGCGAGGCGGAGCTCCGGGCCGAGATGCTGGAGAAGGCGGACGCGTTCGTCGAGGACGCCATCAGTCGGCTCAACTGGGAGCAACTGCAGGATCTCGTGGCCGGCATCCTGCGTGCGATGGGCTATCGCACAACCGTAAGCCCGAAGGGCGCCGACCGCGGCGTAGACATCTTCGCCTCACCCGACGGCCTGGGCCTACAGGACCCGCGCATCTTCGTCGAGGTGAAGCACCGCCCGGGCAGCATCATGGGCAGCAAGGAGCTTCGTGCCTTTCTCGGCGGCCGGAAGCCGGGCGACAAGTGCCTCTACGTGAGCACGGGAGGCTTCAGCAAGGATGCTCATTATGAGGCCGACCGGGCATCGGTCCCCGTCACGCTCATCACCCTGGCCTCCCTGCGCAAGCTCCTCATCGACCACTACGACGCGCTCGATGGCGAGACCCGCGCGCTCGTGCCGCTCAAGCGATTCTATTGGCCGGCCATCTGA
- a CDS encoding SMI1/KNR4 family protein, which translates to MPRAMDAIEALKERLGREKGLPLQTVRLTPVDAKELHLLEGTLGKVLPGSYLQFITRHGLFSATDARGCELARMLSPAEVLERHEWQKQFVEEGSFGDEEEELEAARREAAVRARLIPFQYVSYDVSDFYCFDMGLRRAEGLLIFQAYHDDFDLAPWLLDESPDVSACTFDFDEHLTWVLRECLNEGKWGR; encoded by the coding sequence GTGCCCCGTGCCATGGATGCCATTGAAGCCTTGAAGGAACGTCTTGGTCGCGAGAAGGGACTCCCCCTCCAGACGGTGCGGTTGACGCCTGTCGACGCGAAGGAGCTTCACCTCCTGGAGGGCACCCTGGGCAAGGTGCTGCCCGGGTCGTATCTCCAGTTCATCACCCGGCACGGGTTGTTCTCGGCGACGGATGCGCGTGGCTGCGAGCTCGCGAGGATGCTGAGCCCCGCGGAGGTGCTCGAGCGCCACGAGTGGCAGAAGCAGTTCGTGGAGGAAGGCTCGTTCGGAGACGAAGAGGAGGAGCTCGAAGCCGCCCGCCGCGAGGCAGCGGTGCGGGCGAGACTCATTCCCTTTCAGTACGTCTCCTACGACGTGAGCGACTTCTACTGCTTCGACATGGGGCTGCGCCGCGCCGAGGGGCTGCTCATCTTCCAGGCGTACCATGACGACTTCGACCTCGCGCCCTGGCTGCTGGACGAGTCCCCCGACGTCTCCGCCTGCACCTTCGACTTCGACGAGCACCTGACCTGGGTGCTCCGAGAGTGTCTGAACGAAGGCAAGTGGGGGCGGTAG
- a CDS encoding GNAT family N-acetyltransferase, giving the protein MPSITFRHAQATDLPTILKLLADDAIAQSRTGNTEDISPSVRAAFDELHADPNNELIVGEQDGEVVATLQLTYIPGLSRGGMRRALVEAVRVRSDLRGQRIGEALMVDAMERARARGCGLMQLTTDKRRHEAHRFYARLGFVASHEGMKRPL; this is encoded by the coding sequence ATGCCCTCCATCACCTTCCGACACGCCCAGGCCACGGACCTGCCCACCATCCTCAAGCTGCTCGCGGACGACGCCATCGCGCAGTCGCGCACTGGCAACACGGAGGACATCAGCCCCTCCGTCCGCGCCGCGTTCGATGAACTCCACGCGGACCCGAACAACGAGCTCATCGTGGGGGAACAGGACGGGGAGGTCGTGGCCACGCTCCAGCTCACGTACATCCCGGGCCTGAGCCGGGGCGGGATGCGGCGGGCGCTGGTGGAGGCGGTGCGCGTGCGCTCGGATCTGCGGGGACAGCGCATCGGTGAGGCGTTGATGGTGGACGCCATGGAGCGCGCCCGGGCCCGGGGCTGCGGCCTGATGCAGCTCACGACGGACAAGCGCCGCCACGAAGCCCACCGCTTCTATGCGCGGCTGGGATTCGTGGCGAGCCACGAGGGCATGAAGCGCCCTCTCTGA
- a CDS encoding YihY/virulence factor BrkB family protein, translating to MRQHPVWPLLKQTLSEWVDDNVPAQAAALAYYTLFSVAPMLIIAIGVAGLVFGREAAQGALQSQLQGLLGDAGAKVVEDLVASASRPSSGILATVVGILVLGFAATGVFVQLQDSLNAIWKVKKKPGNGLLAFVRQRLLSFAMVLGIGFLLLVSLVLSAALAAAGTFLVGLLPGWEAVLQLVNLAIAFTVTTVLFAMIYKVLPDTRVAWKDVWLGAAVTSFLFSLGKLGIGLYLGKSSVSSSYGAAGSFAVLLLWVYYSSQLLFLGAEFTQVYSRWRGSRHAATSTR from the coding sequence ATGAGACAGCACCCTGTCTGGCCACTGCTGAAGCAGACCCTGTCCGAGTGGGTGGACGACAACGTGCCCGCGCAGGCGGCGGCGCTCGCCTACTACACGCTGTTCTCCGTGGCGCCGATGCTCATCATCGCCATCGGCGTGGCGGGCCTCGTGTTCGGACGGGAGGCGGCGCAGGGGGCGCTCCAGAGCCAGCTGCAGGGCCTCCTCGGCGACGCGGGCGCGAAGGTCGTCGAGGATCTGGTGGCCAGCGCGAGCAGGCCCAGTTCGGGCATCCTCGCCACCGTCGTCGGCATCCTCGTGCTCGGCTTCGCCGCCACCGGCGTCTTCGTCCAGCTCCAGGACTCGCTCAACGCCATCTGGAAGGTGAAGAAGAAGCCGGGGAACGGGTTGCTCGCCTTCGTGCGCCAGCGCCTGCTCTCCTTCGCGATGGTGCTGGGAATCGGCTTCCTGCTGCTCGTCTCGCTCGTGTTGAGCGCGGCGCTCGCTGCCGCCGGCACCTTCCTCGTGGGCCTGCTGCCCGGCTGGGAGGCGGTCCTGCAGCTCGTGAACCTGGCCATCGCCTTCACCGTGACCACGGTGCTCTTCGCGATGATCTACAAGGTCCTGCCCGACACGCGCGTCGCCTGGAAGGACGTGTGGCTCGGCGCCGCGGTGACCAGCTTCCTCTTCAGCCTGGGCAAGCTCGGGATCGGCCTCTACCTGGGCAAGAGCAGCGTGTCCTCCTCATACGGGGCCGCCGGCTCCTTCGCCGTGCTGCTGCTGTGGGTCTACTACTCCTCGCAGCTGCTCTTCCTCGGCGCGGAGTTCACCCAGGTGTACTCGCGCTGGCGCGGCAGCCGGCACGCGGCGACGTCGACGCGCTGA
- a CDS encoding SDR family NAD(P)-dependent oxidoreductase — protein sequence MKLMSSSAIVTGAGQGIGLGIAARLMRDGANVLLFGRTPEKLETAAAELNRAAEGRTRAVPFAGDVVRAEDVARALEVATREFGLPGILVNNAGTATIRTVLDLPEAEFDQVLAINLKGPFLFTQALAKALVAAKQPGSIVNISSLNQTAVTDGLSHYCASKAGLANFSKAAASELGRYGIRVNVVAPGAIRTPLAEMAGLGTGAMAQGFLAHTPLGKAWGEPEDVAKVVSFLCSDLASWMTGDTLAVDGGNHIRGLHSYADALGLTRTVEG from the coding sequence ATGAAGCTGATGTCGAGCAGTGCCATCGTGACGGGAGCAGGACAGGGCATCGGTCTGGGAATCGCCGCGCGCCTCATGCGGGACGGCGCCAACGTCCTGCTGTTCGGGCGGACACCGGAGAAGTTGGAGACGGCCGCGGCGGAGCTCAACCGGGCGGCGGAGGGGCGCACCCGGGCCGTGCCCTTCGCGGGAGACGTGGTTCGCGCGGAGGACGTGGCGCGAGCGCTCGAAGTCGCCACGCGTGAGTTCGGCCTCCCAGGCATCCTGGTGAACAACGCCGGAACGGCCACCATCCGCACGGTGCTCGATTTGCCCGAGGCGGAGTTCGACCAGGTCCTGGCCATCAACCTGAAGGGGCCCTTCCTGTTCACCCAGGCACTCGCGAAGGCGCTCGTCGCCGCGAAGCAGCCGGGTTCCATCGTCAACATCTCCTCACTGAACCAGACGGCGGTGACGGACGGGCTGTCCCACTACTGCGCATCCAAGGCGGGGCTCGCGAACTTCTCAAAGGCCGCGGCTTCGGAGCTGGGGCGTTACGGCATCCGGGTGAATGTCGTGGCCCCGGGCGCCATCCGCACCCCACTGGCGGAGATGGCCGGCCTGGGGACTGGCGCCATGGCGCAGGGCTTCCTCGCCCACACGCCGCTCGGGAAGGCGTGGGGTGAGCCGGAGGACGTGGCGAAGGTGGTGTCGTTCCTCTGCAGCGACCTCGCGTCCTGGATGACCGGAGACACCCTCGCCGTGGACGGCGGCAATCACATCCGCGGGCTGCACAGCTACGCGGACGCGCTGGGCCTCACCCGGACCGTCGAAGGCTGA
- a CDS encoding ArnT family glycosyltransferase produces the protein MASDGEKSSQGESTFAQAILGDDTLTSSWARRWLALSFSTRVVLATAGFAALLFVPYLGAVGLWDPWETHYGEVGRQMIQRSDYVYPFWENAWFFSKPPLTMWMQALGMNIVGALKGDGAMGLYTEWGMRMPFALLSITAVALLSLAVARVVSMRAGLATGFVLATMPLYFLLTRQTVTDTPFVTTFVCAMACALIGQLDDTTKHRAGWWYAFYVFAGLATLAKGLLGVGLPAVILVLYAAAAVMPWSRESLEAHLRWLFNGDYRAEVRAGTRTMPVLWAQMYRMKLGTGILVFFAVAVPWYLTLCLFDGVDDEGKLFWYRFFIHDHLNRLTAGVFTTTPGGSFTYFIEQGGFAIFPWVALLPGAFAVVSRLKLRSRDKADHLALIAVLWVAFAFYLLASSATKFHHYVFPILPGLAILIALFVDRLWKDGISEHAVSLIFGLVLFILVGKDLAENPKDFTDLFVFNYDRPYPQDLVSRPIAFFSSRPLWMGDLVTLVLLAFGVYLAFDAFSSKVKQERPAAGRAVALGPLLTGGATLAAVATQGQVSAMGLWGVALLALAGFLVWQSSRPEEAPGRTVLQVVGFGLALVGVALAVRGFKGPPASDALFKALSGTINVKLGMGFAFGVAGVLAVVAALQRSRVLLFSTFWGLAAAFALWFNWGHWVDLSHHWTQRDLFWRYYNQRQAGEPIAAYMMNWRGETFYSRNTVEQFRASDANTRMRRYASRPGRKWALVEHNRLNLLRTAVGSDKTVTLIDRDINNKFVLVTIE, from the coding sequence GTGGCAAGCGACGGCGAAAAGAGCTCGCAGGGGGAATCCACCTTCGCTCAGGCCATCCTGGGTGACGACACCCTGACGTCTTCATGGGCGAGGCGTTGGCTGGCCCTGTCCTTCAGCACGCGCGTGGTCCTGGCGACCGCGGGCTTCGCGGCGCTGCTCTTCGTGCCCTACCTGGGCGCCGTGGGACTGTGGGACCCCTGGGAGACGCACTACGGCGAAGTGGGCCGGCAGATGATCCAGCGCAGCGACTACGTCTATCCCTTCTGGGAGAACGCGTGGTTCTTCTCCAAGCCGCCGCTCACCATGTGGATGCAGGCGCTGGGGATGAACATCGTCGGCGCGCTCAAAGGCGACGGCGCCATGGGCCTCTACACGGAGTGGGGCATGCGGATGCCCTTCGCCCTCTTGAGCATCACCGCCGTGGCGCTCCTGTCGCTGGCGGTGGCGCGGGTGGTGAGCATGCGCGCGGGTCTGGCCACGGGCTTCGTGCTGGCCACCATGCCGCTGTACTTCCTGCTCACCCGTCAGACCGTCACCGACACGCCCTTCGTCACCACCTTCGTGTGCGCCATGGCGTGCGCGCTCATCGGGCAGTTGGACGACACCACGAAGCACCGCGCCGGCTGGTGGTACGCGTTCTACGTCTTCGCGGGTCTGGCCACGCTGGCCAAGGGCCTGTTGGGCGTGGGCCTGCCCGCGGTCATCCTGGTGCTGTACGCGGCCGCCGCCGTCATGCCGTGGAGCCGCGAGAGCCTGGAGGCGCACCTGCGCTGGCTCTTCAACGGCGACTACCGGGCCGAGGTGCGCGCGGGCACGCGGACCATGCCGGTGCTGTGGGCGCAGATGTACCGGATGAAGCTGGGCACGGGCATCCTCGTGTTCTTCGCGGTGGCGGTGCCCTGGTACCTGACGCTGTGCCTCTTCGACGGCGTGGACGACGAGGGCAAGCTGTTCTGGTACCGCTTCTTCATCCATGACCACCTGAACCGCCTCACCGCGGGCGTGTTCACCACCACGCCGGGCGGGTCGTTCACCTACTTCATCGAGCAGGGCGGCTTCGCCATCTTCCCGTGGGTGGCGCTGCTGCCCGGCGCGTTCGCGGTCGTGTCGCGCCTGAAGCTGCGCTCGCGGGACAAGGCGGACCACCTGGCGCTCATCGCCGTGCTGTGGGTGGCGTTCGCGTTCTACCTGCTGGCCTCCAGCGCCACGAAGTTCCACCACTACGTCTTTCCCATCCTGCCGGGCCTGGCCATCCTCATCGCGCTGTTCGTGGACCGGCTGTGGAAGGACGGCATCTCCGAGCACGCCGTGAGCCTCATCTTCGGCCTGGTGCTCTTCATCCTGGTGGGCAAGGACCTGGCGGAGAACCCCAAGGACTTCACCGACCTGTTCGTCTTCAACTACGACCGGCCCTACCCGCAGGACCTGGTCTCCCGGCCCATCGCGTTCTTCTCCTCGCGCCCTCTGTGGATGGGCGACCTGGTGACGCTGGTGCTGCTGGCCTTCGGCGTGTACCTGGCCTTCGACGCGTTCTCCTCCAAGGTGAAGCAGGAGCGTCCGGCCGCCGGGCGTGCCGTCGCGCTGGGGCCGCTGCTCACCGGCGGGGCCACGCTGGCCGCGGTGGCCACGCAGGGGCAGGTGTCCGCCATGGGGCTGTGGGGCGTGGCGCTGCTGGCGCTCGCGGGCTTCCTCGTCTGGCAGTCGTCGCGGCCGGAGGAGGCGCCGGGGCGCACGGTGCTCCAGGTGGTGGGCTTCGGTCTGGCGCTGGTGGGCGTGGCGCTGGCGGTGCGCGGTTTCAAGGGCCCGCCCGCGTCGGACGCGCTGTTCAAGGCCCTGTCCGGCACCATCAACGTGAAGTTGGGCATGGGCTTCGCGTTCGGCGTGGCCGGCGTGCTGGCGGTGGTGGCCGCGCTGCAGCGCTCGCGCGTGCTCTTGTTCAGCACGTTCTGGGGCCTGGCCGCGGCGTTCGCGCTCTGGTTCAACTGGGGCCACTGGGTGGACCTGTCCCACCACTGGACGCAACGCGACCTGTTCTGGCGCTACTACAACCAGCGCCAGGCGGGAGAGCCCATCGCCGCGTACATGATGAACTGGCGCGGGGAGACGTTCTACTCGCGCAACACGGTGGAGCAGTTCCGTGCGAGCGACGCCAACACGCGCATGCGCCGGTACGCGTCGCGGCCTGGGCGCAAGTGGGCGCTGGTGGAGCACAACCGATTGAACCTGCTGCGCACCGCGGTGGGCTCCGACAAGACCGTCACCCTCATCGACCGGGACATCAACAACAAGTTCGTCCTGGTGACCATCGAGTGA
- a CDS encoding serine/threonine-protein kinase: MNEPTAVSDPRIGSVLQERYRIIERLAAGGMGMVYRGERLEVGKPVAIKFLHAWAAGDEEFRRRFQVEARATSRLTHPCCVSVIDFGVDQDSPFMVMDFVTGETLRSLLRDGPLLPARALGTVRQVLAGLAHAHAQGIIHRDIKPENIIVTHAEGLGEQVRVLDFGLAKLRDEVTGLTSGMMLGTPSYMAPEQIHGEPVGPPTDLYATGVLLYELLTGKKPFNATSNAELLRMQREVTPPRLRDAAPDAGFSAELEATLAKAMEKAPGDRFQSATEFLAALEGAGVGPAVSPVSAVAADAPVAPRASSPTPSRPREEVLATRNVRAQPRATPVGLQAEARAPEPLPVAPTEAVARKEESEATVRSGPITPSPTRSRSRRVVGGAAVLSLAAVGLGWWAVASRSTSPAPVSSERPSPKAPTPEEAPAEAPTGATEWQPVVEQLPGIDEAQRLIKAQRRDAALAALKKLAAKYPTSAYVRYLEGNVDFDNLRWVDGVAAYRAALRNDAAYRNAPVIIQDAIHCLVSDRFHGTCEDFLRKDLGEAAVPALEDAAREHPMASVRTRAAALLRQRDRDSKDGSR, from the coding sequence ATGAATGAGCCCACAGCCGTTTCGGATCCCCGCATCGGCTCGGTGTTGCAGGAGCGCTACCGCATCATCGAGCGGCTCGCCGCCGGTGGCATGGGCATGGTGTACCGGGGCGAGCGGCTGGAGGTGGGCAAGCCCGTCGCCATCAAGTTCCTCCATGCCTGGGCCGCCGGGGACGAGGAGTTCCGCAGGCGCTTCCAGGTGGAGGCGCGCGCCACGAGCCGCCTCACCCATCCCTGCTGCGTGTCGGTCATCGACTTCGGCGTGGACCAGGACTCGCCGTTCATGGTGATGGACTTCGTCACCGGAGAGACCCTGCGGAGCCTCTTGCGCGACGGTCCGCTGCTCCCGGCGCGGGCCCTGGGCACCGTGCGGCAGGTGCTCGCCGGCCTCGCCCATGCCCACGCGCAGGGCATCATCCACCGCGACATCAAGCCCGAGAACATCATCGTCACCCACGCGGAGGGGCTCGGGGAGCAGGTGCGAGTCCTCGACTTCGGGCTGGCCAAGCTGCGCGACGAGGTGACGGGCCTCACCTCGGGGATGATGCTCGGGACGCCGTCCTACATGGCCCCGGAGCAGATCCACGGCGAGCCGGTGGGCCCGCCCACGGACCTGTACGCCACCGGCGTGCTGCTCTACGAGTTGCTCACCGGGAAGAAGCCCTTCAACGCCACCAGCAACGCGGAGCTGCTGCGCATGCAGCGCGAGGTGACGCCGCCCCGGTTGCGCGACGCAGCCCCTGACGCGGGCTTCTCCGCGGAGCTCGAAGCGACGCTGGCGAAGGCGATGGAGAAGGCCCCGGGGGATCGCTTCCAGTCCGCCACGGAGTTCCTGGCCGCCCTCGAAGGGGCCGGGGTGGGTCCGGCGGTGTCTCCCGTGTCTGCCGTGGCCGCCGATGCACCGGTGGCGCCGCGCGCCTCCTCGCCCACGCCGTCACGTCCCAGGGAAGAGGTGCTCGCGACCCGCAACGTCCGGGCGCAGCCCCGCGCGACGCCGGTGGGCCTTCAGGCCGAAGCCCGTGCCCCGGAGCCCCTGCCGGTGGCTCCGACGGAGGCCGTGGCCAGGAAGGAGGAGTCCGAGGCCACGGTCCGGTCTGGCCCCATCACACCCTCACCCACCCGGAGCCGCTCGCGCCGGGTGGTAGGCGGCGCGGCGGTGCTCTCCCTGGCCGCGGTGGGCCTTGGCTGGTGGGCGGTGGCGTCAAGGTCCACGAGCCCGGCGCCTGTGTCCTCGGAGCGCCCTTCGCCCAAGGCCCCCACGCCGGAAGAAGCACCGGCGGAGGCTCCAACGGGCGCCACGGAATGGCAGCCCGTCGTGGAGCAGCTCCCGGGCATCGACGAGGCCCAGCGGTTGATCAAGGCGCAGCGACGGGACGCGGCCCTGGCGGCGTTGAAGAAGCTGGCGGCGAAGTACCCGACGAGCGCCTACGTCCGCTACCTGGAGGGGAACGTCGACTTCGACAACCTCCGCTGGGTGGATGGCGTGGCGGCCTACCGGGCGGCGCTGCGCAATGACGCCGCGTACCGCAACGCGCCGGTCATCATCCAGGACGCCATCCACTGCCTCGTCAGCGACCGGTTCCACGGCACCTGCGAGGACTTCCTGCGCAAGGACCTGGGCGAGGCCGCGGTGCCCGCGCTGGAGGATGCGGCCCGGGAGCACCCCATGGCCAGCGTCCGCACCCGGGCCGCGGCGCTGCTCCGCCAGCGAGACCGCGATTCCAAGGACGGCTCACGTTGA
- a CDS encoding galactose-1-phosphate uridylyltransferase: MSQFRQSPFTKEWVLIAPERAGRPQPAHAGPARPPAEHFVPSCPFCPGNESLTPFERLRLPAPGGAGWLLRVIPNRYPALMEGQALEWQRRAGRHSLTGAGFHEVLIETPDHALTPALLPEAHVEAILRTYRERFIRLSEDPRIAHVTLFKNHGRGAGTSLDHPHSQIIAAPVISSWLRTRLYEARRHWDESGMCIFCELMREELAAGERIVEQSEHFVAAAPFASAVAFQVNIYPRRHTASFGDISPAELDGLSKMLRSVLRRLFFGLGNPDFNYVIDTAPAEEARVRYYHWHVRILPRISEVAGFELGSGIAINAVAPEDAAELLRNVDVESEAPGPIS; this comes from the coding sequence ATGTCCCAGTTCCGTCAGAGCCCCTTCACCAAGGAGTGGGTCCTCATTGCTCCCGAGCGCGCGGGCCGCCCGCAGCCTGCGCATGCAGGCCCCGCGCGGCCACCGGCAGAGCATTTCGTGCCCTCCTGTCCCTTCTGCCCGGGCAACGAGTCCCTCACCCCGTTCGAGCGCCTGCGCCTGCCTGCCCCCGGAGGTGCGGGGTGGCTGCTGCGCGTCATCCCGAACAGGTATCCGGCGCTCATGGAAGGACAAGCGCTGGAGTGGCAACGCCGTGCCGGCCGGCACAGCCTCACGGGGGCGGGCTTCCACGAGGTGCTCATCGAGACGCCGGACCATGCGCTCACGCCCGCGCTCCTGCCCGAGGCGCATGTCGAGGCCATCTTGCGGACCTACCGCGAGCGCTTCATCCGGCTGAGCGAGGACCCGCGCATTGCCCACGTCACCCTCTTCAAGAACCACGGCCGAGGTGCCGGCACCAGCCTGGACCATCCGCACTCCCAGATCATCGCGGCGCCGGTCATCTCTTCATGGCTGCGCACGCGGCTCTACGAAGCACGCCGTCACTGGGACGAGTCCGGCATGTGCATCTTCTGCGAGCTGATGCGGGAGGAGCTCGCGGCGGGGGAGCGCATCGTGGAGCAGAGCGAGCACTTCGTCGCCGCGGCCCCCTTCGCCTCGGCCGTGGCCTTCCAGGTGAACATCTACCCGAGGCGCCACACAGCTTCCTTCGGTGACATCTCCCCGGCGGAACTGGACGGTCTCTCGAAGATGCTGCGCTCCGTCCTGAGGCGGCTCTTCTTCGGCCTGGGCAATCCCGACTTCAACTACGTCATCGACACCGCTCCAGCCGAGGAGGCGCGCGTCCGGTACTACCACTGGCACGTGCGCATCCTCCCGCGCATCAGCGAGGTGGCGGGCTTCGAGTTGGGTTCGGGCATCGCCATCAACGCCGTCGCGCCGGAGGACGCGGCCGAACTCCTTCGCAACGTGGACGTGGAGTCGGAAGCCCCAGGGCCCATCTCCTGA